Within the Luteimonas sp. JM171 genome, the region GCCTCCACCGGCGACGAGCGCACCGCGATCGTGCTGCGCGGGGGCTCGGGGGCCGAGGTGCTATCCGTGCTCTCGCGCGAGACCGTGGTCACCATTGCCCAGGCGCCGCAGGTCGCGCGCAACGCCGACAACGTGCCGCTGGCCTCGGCGGAACTGGTGGTGGCGGCCAGCCTGACCCGGCGCGGGCCGCAGGCCGAGGACGGCAGCGTGCAGCTGCGCGGGGTGGACCCGATCGCCTGGGAGGTGCGCCCGCGCATGCGCATCATCGAAGGCCGGGCGCTGCAGTCCGGCCGCCGCGAGCTGGTGGTGGGGCGCGGCGCGCGCCAGCAGTTCGCCGGGCTGGAGCCGGGCGGCGAGATCCGCCTGGGCCCGGACCGGTGGCGCGTGGTGGGGGTATTCGAATCCGGAGATGTCATGGAATCGGAGATCTGGGGCGACGCCGGGATCGTCGCCACCACCTACCGCCGCGGCAGCAGCCGCAACTCCCTCACTGCCCGCCTCACCGGCCCGGAGGCCTTCGACGCTTTCGAATCCGCGATCCGGGATGACCCGCGCCTGGAGGTGGAAGTGGAAACCACCGCCGACTACTTCGCCCGCCAGTCGGAGACGATGACCACGGTGCTGCGCGTGATCGGCATCGTGGTGGGGTCGATCATGGCCATCGGCGCGGTGTTCGGCGCGCTCAACACCATGTTCGCCACCGTCGCCTCGCGGGCGCGTGAGATCGCCACGCTGCGTGCCATCGGCTTCCGGGGGCTCCCGGTGGTGGTGGCGGTGATGCTGGAAACCATGCTGCTGGCGGCCATCGGCGGGGTCCTGGGCGGGCTGCTGTCGTGGCTGATCTTCAACGGCTACACCGCATCCACGCTTGCGGGCGGGGTCGGCCAGCTCACGTTCCAGTTCCAGGTCACGCCGGCGTTGCTGTGGAACGGCCTGAAGTGGGCATTGGCGATCGGCTTCGTGGGCGGCCTGTTCCCGGCCGTGCGCGCGGCCCGGCTGCCGGTCACCACGGCGCTGCGCGCGGCATGAGCGGCCAGGCGCGCAAGCGGGTGGACACCTCTTCGGAGACGCTGCGGCGGATGTCCGGAAAGGAACTTGAAGCCCTGTACGAGGACTTCCACCGCCGGGTGTTCGCGTTCTACGACGGCATTGATAAGCTGCCCGCGTCGCGCCGCGACGCTGCGCAGGCCGCGGCGCGCAGGCGCGCCGAGCCGCTGATCGAGCAGGCTCGCGCGGTGCACCAGGAACGGGTCAGGCGGCTGCGCCTGCGCGCCCGCGGCTGGTGGATCGCCACGGTGGTGGTGGCGGTGGCCGGCAGCGCCGGGATTGCCTGGCTCGCCCTGCGCTGAGCAACGGGACGGTCAGGCCACGGGCGCGACGGCGCGGCGCCGCGCGCGAAGCAGCCCGTCACCGGCAAAGATGGCCAGCGCCACCCAGATGAATCCGAAGCCGATCGCGCGGTCGGTCCCGAACGGCTCGCCGAAGAAGAACACCCCGCACAGCAGCTGCAGCGTGGGCGCGATGTACTGCAGCAGCCCGATCAGCGTGAACGGGATGCGCCTGACCGCGAACGCAAACCCGATCAGCGGAAGCGCGGTCAGGGCGCCGGCCAGTACCAGCAGCGCGGCCACCGGAACGCCCCAGGCAAACAGGCCGCCGCCCTGGGGCGTACCCGCGGTCCAGGCCAGCAGTGCCAGCGCCACCGGCAGCATATACATGCTTTCCACCCCGAGCCCGCGCACCGGCCCCACCCCCAGCTGGCGCCGGACCAGCCCATAGAGCCCGAACGAGCACGCCAGCGCCAGGGCGATCCACGGGAAGCTGCCATAGTTGAACGTCAGCCACAGCACGCCTGCCCCGGCAATGGCCACCGATGTCCACTGCACCGCGTTCAGCCGCTCGCGCAGCAGCAGAACGCCGATCAGCACGTTGAGCAGCGGATTGATGAAATAGCCCAGGCTGGTCTCGACCACGTGGCCGGCGTTGACCGCCCAGATGTACAGGCCCCAATTGAAGGCGATCAGCGCGCCGCTCAATGCCAGCATCCACGCTGCGCCAGGCAGCGAGAGGGTTTCGCGCAGCCAGCCGCGGCCGTACTTGAAGAAGAGCCACGCGGCCACCAGCAGCGCGCCCCAGATGACCCGGTGCAGGACGATCTGCAGCGATGGCACGACCTTGAGCAGGTGCCAGTACAGGGGCATCAGCCCCCACAGCACGAATGCCGCGACCGCGGTCCACAGGCCACGGCGGTCAACGCTGTCGCTGCTCCGCATCTCCATCCGGCACGCCCGCGCGGGCGATGGTCAGGCCGTGGGCGTCAGCGGGCCCAGCTGCCGGGCCGGGTGGATTCGGGCAGCACCTGCGCCGACAGCTGACGATCGCCCTCCAGCAGGCGCATGGCATCGGCCAGGATCGCCGCCGACTCATGCAACTGCGGGTCAGGCCGCTCCTCCGCCGCCTTCTCCAGCGCGGTATCCACGGTGACGTCGCGCTCGCTGGCGTTGAGCCCGTCATCGCGCTCCTCGGCCAGCGGATCCAGCGGCAGACCCAGCTCGCGGCGGATCTCCTGGCGCTCCCGGCGCTTGCGATCCTCGCGGTCGCGCTGGGCCCGGCGCTCGGCCTCGTTGAGCACCACGTACTTCTTGGCCCGCTCGGCGCGCATCTCCTCCACGTCCTCCAGGAACCACTGGAACTCGTGGTCCTCGGCCACCCGCGCCTCGTGCAGCGCGGTCAGGCGGGGCAGGATCGGCGTGAAATCGCCATAGTTCGTGTGCGCCACCTCGGCGATCCGATTCCACGGCAGCGCGTTGTCATAGGTGCTCTCGCCAAACTCATCTGCATCCACCGTGACCGGGAACAGGATGTCCGGCACCACGCCCTTGTTCTGCGTGCTGCTGCCGCCCGGCAGGTAGAACTGGGCGACGGTGAGCTTGACCGAACCGTAGCGCTTGCCCTCGCCGGCCGGCATGCGGTCCAGGTCGATCAGGTTCTGCACGGTGCCCTTGCCGAAGGTGGTCTCGCCGATCACCAGGCCGCGCCCGTAGTCCTGGATGGCGCCGGCGAAAATCTCCGAGGCGGAGGCCGAACCACGATTGACCAGCACCGCCAGCGGGCCCTCCCAGGCCACGCCCGGCGTGCGCACGCCCTCCACGTTCACCCGGCCGCCCGACTCGCGCACCTGCACCACCGGTCCGGTGTCGATGAACAGCCCGGTGAGCTCGACCGCCTCGTTGAGCGATCCGCCGCCGTTCTGGCGCAGGTCCAGCACCACGCCATCCACCCCGTCGGCCTTGAACTGCTCCAGCAGCTTCGCCACGTCACGCGTGGCCGAGGTGTACTCGCCATCGCGGTTCCTGCGGCCCTGGAAATCCTGGTAGAACGCCGGCAGCTCGATCACGCCGATGCGCTTGTCGGCAGCTTCGCCCTCGCCGGGGATCTCGATGACCTCGGACTTGGCGGCCTGCTCCTCGAGCTGCACGCGCGCCCGGGTCAGCACGATCTCGACCGGCTCGCTGTCCATCCCCGATCCGGCGGGCACGACTTCCAGCCGCACCTGGGTGCCCTTGGGACCCTTGATCTTCTCGACCACGTCGTCGATGCGCCAGCCCACCACGTCCTCGATCGGGCCGTCCTCGCCCTGGCCCACCCCGGTGATGCGGTCGCCGGGCCGGAACTTGCCGCTCATGGCCGCCGGGCCACCGGGGATCAGCTCGCGGATCACCACCACGTCGTCCTGCTTCTGCAGCTGGGCGCCAATGCCTTCCAGCGACAGCGACATGTTCTGGTTGAACAGCTCGGTGCTGCGCGGGTTGAAGTAATCGGTGTGCGGGTCGATCGACGCCGTGTAGGCGTTGAGGAACGTCTGGAAGGCGTCCTCGCCCTTGAGCTGGCCCACGTTGTTGGCCAGGTTCTGGTAGCGGCGATCCAGCGTGGCCCGGATCTCGTCGGCCTCGCGGCCGGCGAGCTTCAGGCGCAGCCAGTCATTGCGCACCGACTGGCGCCAGATGGCATCCAGCTCGCTGGCGCTCGCCCACTCCGCGTCCTCGCGGTCATATTCCCAGCGGTCATCGCCGGTGAAATCGAAGATGTCCTCGTCCAGCAGGCCGCGCGCGTGCTCCACCCGGTCCTCCACGCGCTCCTTGTAGAGCGCGTAGATGGTGTAGGCCGGCTCCAGGTCGCCCTCGCGCACCGCCGGGCCCATCCGGTCGCGATACTGCTCGAACTGCTCCAGGTCGCGGGCGGTGAAGAACATCTTGTTGCCGTCGAGCGCTTCCAGGTAGTTGTCGAAGATGTCCGAGGACATCTGCGCATCCATGGCCCGCGGCCGGTAGACGAACCGGCTGTCCGACAGCAGGCCGTAGACCAGCCGCGAAGTGCGGACCTGGTCCTGGGTGGCCGATGCCGGGATGGCGTCTTCGCCGCTGGAACGGGCCATCAGCGCCAGCGGCACCGAAAGGGCCAGGGCAACCAGCGCGGCGGAGATCAGGCGGGAGGCTTTCATGCGTGGTGTCGTTACCTGGAAAGGCCGGGCCGGGAGACCCGGCGTGCCAAGCGAGTATGGAAGATCGTGGACCCCGTCACAGTGCCGAAAGTTTCACCCCGGCAACCGGACGCGGAATTGATGCTCGAGATCCACTCTAACCGCGCCCCGTGGCCCTGACGTGAACGGTGCTTGCATGCCGTTCCGGCCACCAGGCGCGTGGTTATGCGGCCACGCCGGCTTCGATCGCCTGCCGGTCGGCGTGGTAGGACGAGCGCACCAGCGGCCCGGAGGCAACGTGGGTGAAGCCCAGCGCCATCCCGTATTCCTCGAGCGCCTTGAACTCCTCGGGC harbors:
- a CDS encoding ABC transporter permease, giving the protein MRTGSLFSGLGLGAVVVLGLAAWIVLPWPVALVLALAFAGWMLGTRSGRQAASVTRVGVSTLPQRVGASSVVVVGIAGVVAVLVALLAMAEGYRQTVASTGDERTAIVLRGGSGAEVLSVLSRETVVTIAQAPQVARNADNVPLASAELVVAASLTRRGPQAEDGSVQLRGVDPIAWEVRPRMRIIEGRALQSGRRELVVGRGARQQFAGLEPGGEIRLGPDRWRVVGVFESGDVMESEIWGDAGIVATTYRRGSSRNSLTARLTGPEAFDAFESAIRDDPRLEVEVETTADYFARQSETMTTVLRVIGIVVGSIMAIGAVFGALNTMFATVASRAREIATLRAIGFRGLPVVVAVMLETMLLAAIGGVLGGLLSWLIFNGYTASTLAGGVGQLTFQFQVTPALLWNGLKWALAIGFVGGLFPAVRAARLPVTTALRAA
- the rarD gene encoding EamA family transporter RarD — encoded protein: MRSSDSVDRRGLWTAVAAFVLWGLMPLYWHLLKVVPSLQIVLHRVIWGALLVAAWLFFKYGRGWLRETLSLPGAAWMLALSGALIAFNWGLYIWAVNAGHVVETSLGYFINPLLNVLIGVLLLRERLNAVQWTSVAIAGAGVLWLTFNYGSFPWIALALACSFGLYGLVRRQLGVGPVRGLGVESMYMLPVALALLAWTAGTPQGGGLFAWGVPVAALLVLAGALTALPLIGFAFAVRRIPFTLIGLLQYIAPTLQLLCGVFFFGEPFGTDRAIGFGFIWVALAIFAGDGLLRARRRAVAPVA
- a CDS encoding carboxy terminal-processing peptidase, which gives rise to MKASRLISAALVALALSVPLALMARSSGEDAIPASATQDQVRTSRLVYGLLSDSRFVYRPRAMDAQMSSDIFDNYLEALDGNKMFFTARDLEQFEQYRDRMGPAVREGDLEPAYTIYALYKERVEDRVEHARGLLDEDIFDFTGDDRWEYDREDAEWASASELDAIWRQSVRNDWLRLKLAGREADEIRATLDRRYQNLANNVGQLKGEDAFQTFLNAYTASIDPHTDYFNPRSTELFNQNMSLSLEGIGAQLQKQDDVVVIRELIPGGPAAMSGKFRPGDRITGVGQGEDGPIEDVVGWRIDDVVEKIKGPKGTQVRLEVVPAGSGMDSEPVEIVLTRARVQLEEQAAKSEVIEIPGEGEAADKRIGVIELPAFYQDFQGRRNRDGEYTSATRDVAKLLEQFKADGVDGVVLDLRQNGGGSLNEAVELTGLFIDTGPVVQVRESGGRVNVEGVRTPGVAWEGPLAVLVNRGSASASEIFAGAIQDYGRGLVIGETTFGKGTVQNLIDLDRMPAGEGKRYGSVKLTVAQFYLPGGSSTQNKGVVPDILFPVTVDADEFGESTYDNALPWNRIAEVAHTNYGDFTPILPRLTALHEARVAEDHEFQWFLEDVEEMRAERAKKYVVLNEAERRAQRDREDRKRRERQEIRRELGLPLDPLAEERDDGLNASERDVTVDTALEKAAEERPDPQLHESAAILADAMRLLEGDRQLSAQVLPESTRPGSWAR